The Pseudoalteromonas translucida KMM 520 genome has a window encoding:
- a CDS encoding class I SAM-dependent methyltransferase codes for MQHWNSYWSRTKSLNSFAEGEHSQGYKGIVANFWQTIFKSLPESTTILDLATGNGGLAVLAQQFNASFDVYASDAASIAPLSQHAPSDPNYKHLEKIHFYGNMPSETLAFENIQFDSVISQFGFEYAEPAAALLAVNKALKPNGEFIALVHHQDSFISTDCQVGLKVLKDLNQDNGLLLQLQDFADLCQSITNKVEPTAEQQVQFKQKNVNLLQQVKYQQSQCSSEDELDWFNLLVKELLPAIIDWPQTDSKRVEELRDNLYSFQLRLQDQQAASWSNSDVEYIKTLLQDNWSSYEFDVIKIDAGIFCWVIKARK; via the coding sequence CTGGTCAAGGACCAAATCACTTAATAGTTTTGCAGAAGGGGAGCACAGTCAAGGTTATAAAGGCATTGTCGCAAATTTTTGGCAAACTATTTTTAAATCACTACCTGAATCAACTACAATTTTAGACCTAGCTACTGGGAATGGTGGACTGGCTGTTTTAGCGCAGCAATTTAATGCAAGTTTTGATGTTTATGCATCAGACGCGGCAAGCATAGCACCATTATCTCAACATGCCCCCTCAGATCCTAATTACAAACACCTCGAAAAAATACACTTTTATGGCAATATGCCCTCTGAAACCTTAGCGTTTGAGAACATTCAATTTGATAGTGTTATAAGCCAATTTGGTTTTGAGTATGCAGAGCCCGCCGCCGCTCTTTTAGCGGTAAATAAGGCATTAAAACCTAATGGTGAATTTATTGCGTTAGTACACCACCAAGACTCATTTATTTCTACAGATTGTCAAGTTGGACTAAAAGTACTCAAAGACTTGAATCAAGACAATGGTTTGTTATTGCAACTGCAAGACTTTGCTGATCTTTGCCAGTCTATTACAAATAAGGTAGAGCCCACTGCTGAGCAACAAGTTCAATTTAAGCAAAAAAATGTAAACCTGTTACAGCAAGTAAAATATCAGCAGAGTCAATGCAGCAGTGAAGATGAGCTAGACTGGTTTAATTTGTTAGTAAAAGAGCTACTTCCAGCGATCATTGATTGGCCGCAAACAGACAGTAAAAGAGTAGAAGAGCTCCGCGATAACTTATATTCTTTTCAGCTTCGCTTACAAGATCAACAAGCCGCATCGTGGTCAAACTCAGATGTTGAGTATATAAAAACCCTTCTGCAAGATAATTGGTCTAGCTACGAGTTCGATGTTATTAAAATAGACGCAGGTATTTTTTGTTGGGTTATAAAAGCACGGAAGTAA